The following is a genomic window from Scytonema millei VB511283.
TCGCTTCAGCGATCGCCCCAGCCAAAACTGGATCTTTTTCTGCTGCTGCTAGGGTGACTTCTCCTTGTTTCCCGCTCAAATCCTTATTGACATATGCTAAGACTAGCTGACTGCCTTTAATATCTCTCAGCAAAAATAGTGCTAACTGCAAGCATTGTTTTGCCGCATCGGAACCGTCATAAGCTACCATGATGCGGTTGATTTTTTTTACGTAAATGTCATCCTTCACCAGCAACATAGGACGCGAGGATAATTGAAATACGTATTGACTGACAGAGTTAGATAAAATTGCTTGCAACCGCTTGAGTCCTCGCGAACCCATAATAATTAAGTCAGCGTCAATCTCATCTGCTACTTGACATACTACGTCTTTGGGTTCTCCCTGTCGCAGCATAGTGATAGTTCGACTAGGATCTAACCCTAAGTACTCCACAGCATTTGCGATAATTTTATTACCTTCCTCTAGCTTGGTTGTCATTCCAGCAGAAGTTGCTTGGGAAGGAACTACATGTAAAACAGTTACTTTTGCCTGTGCGATCGATGGAATCTCTTTCAAATTCTTGAGCATTTCTTCTGCGTGTCCCAGTCCTGAAACAGCAAGCAAAATTTTTTCAATCATTGATTTAACCCGGTAGTGAATTGCGTCTATTTTTTATACTTTTTAATGGATGAGTGGGTTAGAATTTGCTTTTTTCAGTTAGCTCAAGCAGCTTAGCAAGCCATCATCTCTTACTTATTATTCTTAAGCATAATGGTCATACTGCTGCAATAAGTTTGACAATTTGTTATCTTCTTTAAAGATAGATAAACTATGATTTAAGTTAGCTTATATAATAAATAGAAAAAAAGTATTTTAAAATTTGTTAAGGTCGAGGGTGAGAAGATCGCAAAATCCGATCGC
Proteins encoded in this region:
- a CDS encoding universal stress protein, which gives rise to MIEKILLAVSGLGHAEEMLKNLKEIPSIAQAKVTVLHVVPSQATSAGMTTKLEEGNKIIANAVEYLGLDPSRTITMLRQGEPKDVVCQVADEIDADLIIMGSRGLKRLQAILSNSVSQYVFQLSSRPMLLVKDDIYVKKINRIMVAYDGSDAAKQCLQLALFLLRDIKGSQLVLAYVNKDLSGKQGEVTLAAAEKDPVLAGAIAEAKKQGVQTRCITSMGKPGEEICRLAEDMSVDLLMLGSPDRRPSVAKSFVDIDRLIGSSLSDYVRVNATCPVLLARTVG